Proteins from a genomic interval of Streptomyces sp. NBC_01445:
- the eno gene encoding phosphopyruvate hydratase: MLVPSIDVVVAREILDSRGNPTVEVEVGLDDGSTGRAAVPSGASTGAFEAIELRDGDPNRYQGKGVEKAVLAVIEQIGPELVGYDATEQRLIDQAMFDLDATDNKGSLGANAILGVSLAVAHAASEASDLPLFRYLGGPNAHLLPVPMMNILNGGSHADSNVDIQEFMIAPIGAESFSEALRWGAEVYHTLKKVLKTKGLSTGLGDEGGFAPNLGSNREALDLIVEAIKQAGYVPGEQIALALDVAASEFYKDGKYEFEGKSRSAAEMTEYYEELVSAYPLVSIEDPLYEDDWAGWNVITEKLGDKVQIVGDDLFVTNPERLARGIEEGSANALLVKVNQIGSLTETLDAVEMAQRNGFKCMMSHRSGETEDVTIADLAVAVNCGQIKTGAPARSDRVAKYNQLLRIEEILDDAAVYAGRSAFPRFKG, encoded by the coding sequence ATGCTCGTGCCGTCCATCGACGTCGTCGTAGCCCGGGAAATCCTGGACTCCCGAGGCAACCCCACGGTCGAGGTCGAGGTCGGCCTCGACGACGGCAGCACCGGTCGTGCCGCTGTCCCGTCCGGTGCGTCCACCGGCGCGTTCGAGGCCATCGAACTCCGCGACGGTGACCCGAACCGCTACCAGGGCAAGGGTGTCGAGAAGGCCGTCCTCGCCGTCATCGAGCAGATCGGCCCGGAGCTCGTCGGCTACGACGCCACCGAGCAGCGCCTGATCGACCAGGCGATGTTCGACCTGGACGCCACCGACAACAAGGGCTCGCTCGGCGCCAACGCCATTCTCGGCGTCTCCCTCGCCGTCGCGCACGCCGCCTCCGAGGCCAGCGACCTGCCGCTGTTCCGCTACCTCGGCGGCCCGAACGCGCACCTGCTGCCCGTCCCGATGATGAACATCCTCAACGGTGGGTCGCACGCCGACTCCAACGTCGACATCCAGGAGTTCATGATCGCGCCGATCGGCGCGGAGTCCTTCTCCGAGGCCCTTCGCTGGGGCGCCGAGGTCTACCACACCCTCAAGAAGGTGCTGAAGACCAAGGGCCTGTCCACCGGCCTGGGCGACGAGGGCGGCTTCGCCCCGAACCTCGGCTCGAACCGCGAGGCCCTCGACCTCATCGTCGAGGCCATCAAGCAGGCCGGTTACGTCCCCGGCGAGCAGATCGCGCTCGCCCTCGACGTCGCCGCGTCCGAGTTCTACAAGGACGGCAAGTACGAGTTCGAGGGCAAGTCCCGCTCGGCCGCCGAGATGACCGAGTACTACGAGGAGCTCGTCTCCGCGTACCCGCTGGTCTCCATCGAGGACCCGCTGTACGAGGACGACTGGGCCGGCTGGAACGTCATCACCGAGAAGCTGGGCGACAAGGTCCAGATCGTCGGCGACGACCTCTTCGTCACCAACCCCGAGCGCCTCGCCCGCGGCATCGAGGAGGGCTCCGCCAACGCCCTGCTCGTCAAGGTCAACCAGATCGGTTCGCTGACCGAGACCCTGGACGCCGTCGAGATGGCCCAGCGCAACGGCTTCAAGTGCATGATGTCCCACCGCTCCGGCGAGACCGAGGACGTCACCATCGCAGACCTCGCCGTCGCGGTGAACTGCGGCCAGATCAAGACCGGCGCCCCGGCCCGCTCGGACCGCGTCGCCAAGTACAACCAGCTCCTGCGCATCGAGGAGATCCTCGACGACGCCGCGGTCTACGCCGGCCGCAGCGCATTTCCCCGCTTCAAGGGCTGA
- a CDS encoding serine/threonine-protein kinase, whose amino-acid sequence MSTLIGQGGMGQVWTAYDQRLDRRVAVKLLRPDRVAGQEADELRRRFVRECRVTAQVDHPGLVTVHDAGTQGEDLYLVMQYVDGADLSDHLAEHDPYPWQWAVSVAAQLCAVLCAVHAVPIVHRDLKPRNVMVKQDGTVTVLDLGVASVLDTDTTRLTHTGSPIGSPAYMAPEQAMGGAVGPYTDLYALGVLLHELLSGDVPFAGSTALGVLHRHLYEPPLPVRRLRPEVPEPLEALVLRLLAKDPQHRPASAQETYEALLPLLPARGVPSGGPLDPTRPFLRPHAPWPDRARTPAPQPAAPTPHTDKPDVAGAVDEVKRLLGEGRITQAVDILGAILPAAAAQHGEHSPVVRTLRKQYAATLMDDGQYRRALPELRRLADERATEAGQADPQSLQFRYEAAQCLEQLGEPAAALAEYRALLPYYENQYATTDVTLPLEVRRRIGHLLLALGDRAAAHDTLVRLLHDAERLHGPGHPFPAEIRRTLQWLGQVRG is encoded by the coding sequence CTGTCCACCCTCATCGGCCAGGGCGGCATGGGCCAGGTCTGGACGGCGTACGACCAGCGGCTCGACCGGCGCGTCGCCGTGAAGCTGCTGCGCCCCGACCGTGTCGCCGGCCAGGAGGCCGACGAGCTGCGCCGCCGCTTCGTGCGCGAGTGCCGCGTCACGGCCCAGGTCGACCACCCCGGCCTGGTCACCGTCCACGACGCGGGCACCCAGGGCGAGGACCTCTACCTCGTCATGCAGTACGTCGACGGGGCCGACCTCTCCGACCACCTCGCCGAGCACGACCCCTACCCGTGGCAGTGGGCGGTCTCCGTCGCGGCCCAGCTGTGCGCCGTCCTGTGCGCGGTGCACGCCGTGCCGATCGTGCACCGCGACCTCAAGCCGCGGAACGTGATGGTCAAGCAGGACGGCACCGTCACCGTCCTCGACCTCGGCGTCGCCTCCGTGCTCGACACCGACACCACCCGCCTCACGCACACCGGCTCCCCCATCGGCAGCCCCGCCTACATGGCGCCCGAACAGGCCATGGGCGGCGCGGTGGGCCCCTACACGGACCTGTACGCACTCGGGGTGCTGCTGCACGAACTCCTCAGCGGAGACGTCCCGTTCGCGGGCTCCACCGCCCTCGGCGTCCTGCACCGCCACCTCTACGAGCCACCCCTGCCCGTGCGCCGGCTGCGCCCTGAGGTCCCCGAACCCCTGGAGGCCCTCGTCCTGCGCCTGCTCGCCAAGGACCCGCAGCACCGGCCGGCCTCCGCCCAGGAGACGTACGAGGCACTGCTCCCGCTGCTGCCCGCGCGCGGCGTGCCGAGCGGCGGTCCGCTCGACCCGACCCGCCCCTTTCTGCGCCCGCACGCCCCCTGGCCCGACCGCGCCCGCACCCCCGCCCCGCAGCCCGCCGCGCCCACCCCCCACACCGACAAGCCGGACGTCGCGGGCGCCGTCGACGAGGTCAAGCGCCTCCTCGGCGAGGGCCGCATCACCCAGGCCGTCGACATCCTCGGCGCGATCCTGCCCGCCGCCGCGGCCCAGCACGGCGAGCACTCACCGGTCGTCCGCACGCTGCGCAAGCAGTACGCCGCCACGCTCATGGACGACGGCCAGTACCGCCGCGCCCTGCCCGAGCTGCGCCGCCTCGCCGACGAGCGCGCCACCGAGGCGGGCCAGGCCGACCCGCAGTCCCTCCAGTTCCGCTACGAGGCCGCGCAGTGCCTGGAACAGCTCGGCGAACCGGCCGCCGCACTCGCCGAATACCGGGCGCTGCTCCCGTACTACGAGAACCAGTACGCGACGACGGACGTCACGCTGCCCCTCGAAGTCCGGCGCCGCATCGGCCACTTGCTCCTCGCCCTCGGCGACCGGGCCGCCGCTCACGACACCCTCGTGCGCCTCCTGCACGACGCGGAGCGCCTGCACGGGCCGGGACACCCGTTCCCGGCCGAAATCCGCCGCACCCTGCAGTGGCTGGGGCAGGTCCGGGGCTGA
- a CDS encoding N-6 DNA methylase, which produces MQDNATEVTAAGIARLAGVGRAAVSNWRRRHPDFPKPVGGTETSPSFALADVENWLREQGKLAEVPLRERVWQQLAGHPAGPGVALLHTGCALLLVHDRPTDWLELAAVSDEHLAQRLPAALDDVLTPRFGPRDERAVRLPDTGLLPSVPLLRGAAELAAELGARQTYEFLLGRHLDANPRQYTLTPAGPAQLMAALAGSARTVLDPACGTGALLRAVRDLAPEPDQRLYGQDSAPDLAALTALRLALGTPAATDGATVRTAAGDTLRADAFPDVRADAVLAHPPFNERNWGHDELAYDARWEYGFPARTESELAWIQHALARLRDGGTAVLLMPPAAASRRSGRRIRADLLRRGALRAVIALPAGSVPPNNIPLHLWVLRRPGAGAPPAPELLLVETTGGGPAGSGDGRDKLPWEQVQQAVLDAWRPFDRDGTLEELPGIARSVPVIELLDDEVDLAPARRLPPPAAGGGAEELAAVRTRLGDTLRLTADRAPDTPPAAQSPARWPRTTVGELARAGALLLRTTTATAAASGPATGGAARVPVLTDHDVLAGTAPSGSPQGGDEEPVLVEAGDVVVPLAGGGAVVRVVDEATAGAALGRGLTLLRPDPAALDPWFLAGFLRGTANNRQASSYASTATRLDVRRLQLPRLPLADQHRYGERFRALAEFEDALRQAARLGEQLVQGLHDGLTDGTLGPE; this is translated from the coding sequence GTGCAGGACAACGCCACTGAAGTGACCGCGGCCGGGATCGCCCGGCTCGCGGGGGTCGGCCGCGCCGCCGTCAGCAACTGGCGCCGCCGCCATCCCGACTTCCCCAAGCCCGTCGGCGGCACCGAGACCAGCCCCTCCTTCGCCCTCGCCGACGTCGAGAACTGGCTGCGCGAGCAAGGAAAGCTCGCCGAGGTCCCGCTGCGTGAACGCGTCTGGCAGCAGCTCGCCGGACACCCCGCGGGCCCCGGCGTCGCGCTCCTGCACACCGGCTGCGCCCTGCTCCTCGTGCACGACCGGCCCACCGACTGGCTCGAACTCGCCGCGGTCTCCGACGAACACCTCGCCCAGCGCCTCCCGGCCGCCCTCGACGACGTCCTGACCCCGCGCTTCGGCCCCCGCGACGAGCGCGCGGTGCGCCTGCCCGACACGGGGCTCCTGCCCTCGGTCCCGCTGCTGCGCGGCGCCGCCGAACTCGCCGCGGAACTGGGCGCCCGTCAGACGTACGAGTTCCTGCTCGGCCGTCATCTCGACGCCAACCCGCGCCAGTACACGCTCACGCCCGCGGGTCCCGCCCAGCTCATGGCCGCCCTCGCCGGATCCGCCCGCACCGTCCTCGACCCGGCCTGCGGCACCGGTGCCCTGCTGCGCGCCGTACGCGACCTCGCGCCCGAGCCGGACCAGCGCCTCTACGGCCAGGACAGCGCCCCCGACCTCGCCGCCCTCACCGCGCTGCGCCTCGCACTCGGCACCCCCGCCGCCACCGACGGCGCCACCGTGCGCACGGCGGCCGGCGACACCCTGCGCGCCGACGCGTTCCCCGACGTCCGCGCCGACGCCGTCCTCGCCCACCCGCCGTTCAACGAACGCAACTGGGGCCACGACGAACTCGCCTACGACGCCCGCTGGGAGTACGGCTTCCCGGCCCGCACCGAGTCCGAACTCGCCTGGATCCAGCACGCGTTGGCCCGCCTGCGGGACGGCGGCACCGCCGTCCTGCTGATGCCGCCCGCCGCCGCGTCCCGCCGCTCTGGCCGCCGCATCCGCGCCGACCTCCTGCGCCGTGGGGCCCTGCGCGCCGTGATCGCCCTGCCCGCGGGCTCCGTCCCGCCCAACAACATCCCGCTCCACCTGTGGGTACTGCGCCGACCCGGCGCCGGCGCGCCGCCCGCGCCCGAACTCCTCCTCGTGGAGACGACCGGGGGCGGCCCGGCCGGCTCCGGCGACGGACGCGACAAGCTGCCGTGGGAGCAGGTCCAGCAGGCCGTCCTCGACGCCTGGCGCCCCTTCGACCGCGACGGCACCCTCGAGGAACTGCCCGGCATCGCCCGCTCCGTGCCCGTGATCGAGCTGCTCGACGACGAGGTCGACCTCGCGCCCGCGCGCCGACTGCCGCCCCCGGCCGCGGGCGGCGGCGCCGAGGAACTCGCCGCGGTCCGCACCCGCCTCGGCGACACCCTGCGCCTCACCGCCGACCGCGCCCCCGACACCCCGCCCGCCGCGCAGTCCCCGGCCCGGTGGCCCCGGACGACGGTCGGTGAACTCGCCCGCGCGGGCGCCCTGTTGCTCCGGACCACCACGGCGACCGCGGCGGCATCGGGTCCCGCCACCGGCGGCGCCGCGCGTGTGCCCGTCCTCACCGACCACGACGTCCTCGCCGGAACCGCGCCCTCCGGCTCACCCCAGGGCGGGGACGAGGAGCCCGTACTCGTCGAGGCGGGCGACGTCGTCGTGCCCCTGGCCGGCGGCGGCGCGGTCGTCCGCGTCGTCGACGAGGCCACCGCGGGCGCCGCACTCGGCCGCGGCCTGACCCTGCTGCGCCCCGACCCGGCAGCCCTCGACCCCTGGTTCCTCGCCGGGTTCCTGCGCGGCACCGCCAACAACCGTCAGGCCAGCAGCTACGCGTCCACCGCCACGCGCCTGGACGTGCGCCGCCTCCAACTGCCGCGCCTGCCGCTCGCCGACCAGCACCGCTACGGCGAACGCTTCCGCGCCCTCGCCGAGTTCGAGGACGCCCTGCGCCAGGCCGCGCGCCTCGGTGAACAGCTCGTGCAGGGCCTGCACGACGGACTGACGGACGGCACGCTCGGCCCCGAGTGA
- a CDS encoding FtsB family cell division protein: MAGRVRDRDRDRFSTATRLRLLGEQTAERVYRSQTRRQARRSRLTGRAALLALVLCTLVVALAYPIRQYVSQRGEIADLQRQQQEAQSRVDRLRDEKARWQDDSYAEQRIRDRLHLVMPGETGYIARDPDAAKRTRSEQGAAGRPWYSNVWDGVDKADRPDN, encoded by the coding sequence ATGGCCGGGAGAGTCCGGGACAGGGACCGTGACCGGTTCTCCACCGCGACCCGGCTACGTCTGCTCGGCGAGCAGACCGCCGAGCGCGTCTACCGCTCACAGACCAGACGCCAGGCCCGCCGCTCCCGCCTCACCGGCCGCGCGGCACTCCTGGCCCTCGTCCTGTGCACCCTGGTCGTCGCGCTCGCCTACCCCATAAGGCAGTACGTCTCCCAGCGCGGTGAGATCGCCGATCTCCAGCGCCAGCAGCAGGAGGCCCAGAGCAGGGTCGACAGGCTGCGCGACGAGAAGGCGCGCTGGCAGGACGACTCGTACGCGGAGCAGCGGATCCGCGACCGGCTCCACCTGGTGATGCCGGGCGAGACCGGCTACATCGCCCGCGACCCCGACGCGGCGAAGCGCACCCGCTCCGAGCAGGGCGCGGCGGGCCGGCCCTGGTACTCGAACGTCTGGGACGGTGTCGACAAGGCCGACCGCCCCGACAACTGA
- a CDS encoding HNH endonuclease family protein yields MRGAGRAVAAVLVTVAVATGCTVEQQGGSGSGPEYKAGGALDAVNSLTVKGRAPKTGYDRGRFGSAWADTDSNGCDTRDDILKRDLTGVKFRDGRCTVVSGTLASDPYTGKEIAFARGRSQVDIDHLVALSDAWQKGAQKWDPSKRIALANDPLNLLAVDAGPNRSKGEGDTATWLPPRKGYRCTYVAGQVAVKKKYGLWVTAGERDAMKRVLSSCPDQALPTGGNPTSAPERFHAR; encoded by the coding sequence ATGCGAGGCGCTGGGCGAGCCGTCGCCGCCGTACTGGTGACCGTGGCCGTCGCCACCGGCTGCACCGTGGAGCAGCAGGGCGGGTCGGGGTCCGGGCCCGAGTACAAGGCGGGCGGTGCGCTCGACGCCGTGAACTCGCTGACCGTCAAGGGGCGGGCGCCCAAGACCGGTTACGACCGGGGCCGCTTCGGCAGCGCCTGGGCCGACACCGATTCGAACGGCTGCGACACCCGCGACGACATACTCAAGCGGGACCTGACGGGGGTGAAGTTCCGCGACGGGCGCTGCACGGTCGTGTCGGGGACGCTCGCCTCCGACCCGTACACCGGCAAGGAGATCGCCTTCGCGCGCGGCCGCAGTCAGGTCGACATCGACCATCTGGTGGCCCTCTCCGACGCCTGGCAGAAGGGCGCCCAGAAGTGGGACCCGAGCAAGCGCATCGCCCTGGCCAACGACCCGCTCAACCTCCTCGCGGTCGACGCGGGCCCCAACCGCAGCAAGGGCGAGGGCGATACGGCGACCTGGCTGCCGCCCCGCAAGGGGTACCGGTGCACGTATGTCGCCGGGCAGGTCGCCGTGAAGAAGAAGTACGGGCTGTGGGTGACGGCCGGTGAGCGGGACGCCATGAAGCGCGTGCTGTCGAGCTGCCCGGACCAGGCGCTGCCCACGGGCGGCAACCCGACGTCGGCGCCGGAGCGCTTCCACGCGCGCTGA
- a CDS encoding cytochrome P450 family protein, with product MTEKPAQRTAPELFTWEFATDPYPAYAWLREHSPVHRTTLPSGVEAWLVTRYADAKQALADQRLSKNPAHHDEPAHAKGKTGIPGERKAELMTHLLNIDPPDHTRLRRLVSKAFTPRRVAEFAPRVQELTDRLIDEFAAKGEADLIHDFAFPLPIYAICDLLGVPREDQDDLRDWAGMMIRHGGGPRGGVARSVKKIRNYLVELIHRKRDEPGDDLISGLIRASDHGEHLTENEAAAMAFILLFAGFETTINLIGNGTYALLTHPEQRERLQLSLERGESGLLETGIEELLRYDGPVELATWRFATEPLTVGGQDISAGDPVLVVLAAADRDPARFEEPDTLDLSRRDNQHLGYGHGIHYCLGAPLARLEGQTALATLLTRLPDLRLAGEPADLRWRGGLIMRGLRTLPVEFTPHQEGSDKAP from the coding sequence GTGACCGAAAAGCCCGCGCAGCGCACCGCTCCCGAACTCTTCACCTGGGAGTTCGCCACCGATCCGTACCCGGCCTACGCCTGGCTGCGCGAGCACTCGCCCGTTCATCGCACCACGCTCCCCAGTGGCGTCGAGGCCTGGCTGGTCACGCGGTACGCGGACGCGAAGCAGGCGCTGGCCGACCAGCGCCTGTCCAAGAACCCGGCGCACCACGACGAGCCCGCCCACGCCAAGGGCAAGACCGGCATTCCGGGCGAGCGCAAGGCCGAGCTGATGACGCATCTGCTCAATATCGACCCGCCGGACCACACCCGCCTGCGCCGCCTCGTCTCGAAGGCGTTCACCCCGCGCCGGGTGGCCGAATTCGCGCCCCGGGTACAGGAGTTGACCGACCGGCTCATCGACGAGTTCGCCGCCAAGGGCGAGGCGGACCTCATCCACGACTTCGCCTTCCCGCTCCCCATCTACGCGATCTGCGACCTGCTCGGCGTCCCGCGCGAGGACCAGGACGACCTGCGGGACTGGGCGGGCATGATGATCCGCCACGGGGGCGGCCCGCGCGGCGGGGTCGCCCGCTCCGTGAAGAAGATCCGGAACTATCTCGTCGAGCTCATCCACCGCAAGCGCGACGAGCCCGGCGACGACCTGATCTCCGGCCTCATCCGCGCCTCCGACCACGGCGAGCATCTGACGGAGAACGAGGCCGCCGCGATGGCCTTCATCCTCCTGTTCGCCGGTTTTGAAACCACCATCAACCTCATCGGCAACGGCACATACGCCCTGCTCACCCACCCCGAGCAGCGCGAGCGCCTGCAACTCTCCCTGGAAAGGGGCGAATCGGGCCTCCTCGAGACCGGCATCGAGGAACTCCTGCGCTACGACGGCCCGGTGGAGCTCGCCACCTGGCGCTTCGCGACCGAGCCGCTGACCGTCGGCGGACAGGACATCTCCGCCGGCGACCCCGTCCTCGTCGTGCTCGCCGCCGCAGACCGCGACCCGGCGCGCTTCGAGGAGCCCGACACTCTCGACCTGTCCCGGCGTGACAATCAGCACCTCGGATACGGGCACGGCATCCACTACTGCCTCGGCGCACCCCTCGCGCGCCTGGAGGGACAGACCGCCCTCGCGACGCTTCTGACGCGCCTTCCGGACCTGCGACTCGCGGGAGAACCTGCCGATTTGCGCTGGCGCGGCGGGCTCATCATGCGGGGATTGCGCACACTTCCGGTCGAGTTCACGCCGCATCAGGAGGGCTCGGACAAAGCCCCGTAA
- a CDS encoding transglycosylase family protein has protein sequence MLTGNGRHRRPRQAPALIVAAGVAGSAIAIPLLGATSASAASTATWDKLAECESGGSWSADPGNGYYGGLQFSQETWENYGGLDFAPRADQASRSQQIAVAEKVLADQGPRAWPVCSVTSGLTADAAAADVDPGAALPTPSASAGDSGSDDAADGAAKGDASDEPSDSASSGAKDTSREKNHDKTGDTAGNTSDDSKGDKSGRDGSTSTPATPSPETSAGSDAATPPASGRHRGDAAADDTADSLRADDGSGRHASRGDESGRKQANQDEGAYTVRAGDNLWDIADTHDVDGGWAALYAENKKTVGADPDLILPGQSLDLGLESGEK, from the coding sequence ATGCTCACCGGGAACGGTCGTCACCGTCGCCCCCGCCAGGCTCCCGCGCTCATCGTCGCCGCGGGAGTGGCCGGCTCCGCCATCGCGATCCCTCTGCTCGGCGCGACCAGCGCGAGCGCCGCGTCGACGGCCACATGGGACAAGCTCGCCGAGTGTGAGAGCGGCGGCTCCTGGAGCGCCGATCCGGGCAACGGCTATTACGGCGGGCTCCAGTTCTCCCAGGAGACCTGGGAGAACTACGGCGGCCTCGACTTCGCGCCGCGCGCCGACCAGGCCAGCCGCTCGCAGCAGATCGCCGTCGCCGAGAAGGTCCTCGCCGACCAGGGCCCGCGGGCATGGCCGGTCTGCTCGGTCACCTCGGGGCTCACGGCGGACGCCGCCGCCGCCGATGTCGACCCCGGGGCGGCCCTGCCGACCCCGTCGGCGTCGGCCGGTGACTCCGGGAGCGACGACGCGGCGGACGGCGCCGCGAAGGGGGACGCGAGCGACGAGCCGTCGGACTCCGCTTCCTCGGGTGCGAAGGACACCTCCCGAGAGAAGAATCACGACAAGACGGGTGATACCGCAGGTAACACCTCGGATGACTCCAAGGGTGACAAGTCCGGCCGGGACGGCTCGACTTCGACCCCCGCGACGCCCTCGCCGGAGACCTCCGCCGGCTCGGACGCGGCCACCCCGCCCGCCTCCGGCCGGCACCGCGGCGACGCCGCCGCGGACGACACCGCGGACTCCTTGCGCGCCGACGACGGCTCGGGCCGCCATGCCTCACGCGGCGACGAAAGCGGGCGTAAGCAGGCGAATCAGGACGAAGGTGCCTACACCGTGCGCGCCGGCGACAACCTCTGGGACATCGCCGACACCCATGACGTGGACGGCGGATGGGCCGCTCTGTATGCCGAGAACAAGAAGACGGTGGGTGCCGACCCGGACCTCATCCTTCCTGGTCAGAGTCTGGATCTTGGGCTCGAATCGGGCGAAAAGTAG
- a CDS encoding nucleoside triphosphate pyrophosphohydrolase produces MNAENAPAAAPTGRIVLLTTSHRVAPGLLSWSAWQLLHAADEVLCADAAHPQLPYLREAGIEVREAAPTASELVDACAGGRTVVVVATAEGDRRLTDGLAALAGSGRVAMPDLELLPASYDLPGARLLDLVQVMDRIRRECPWSSQQTHKGLAKYAIEEAYELVEAIEDGDRDELREELGDVLLQVVFHARIAEEASGEEGDEAFSVDDVAGGIVEKLIHRHPHVFGDDTALTPEDVKEHWLRTKAVEKQRESVTDGVPVGQPGLALAAKLGSRVRTAGLDVPTPGGDGVGYELLALALRAESDGVDPEAALRAAARAYRDAIRAAEGLA; encoded by the coding sequence GTGAACGCCGAGAACGCACCCGCCGCCGCCCCGACCGGCCGCATCGTCCTGCTCACCACCAGCCACCGCGTCGCGCCCGGCCTGCTGTCGTGGTCGGCCTGGCAGCTCCTGCACGCCGCCGACGAGGTGCTGTGCGCCGACGCCGCGCACCCGCAGCTGCCGTATCTGCGGGAGGCGGGCATCGAGGTGCGGGAGGCCGCGCCGACCGCCAGTGAGCTCGTCGACGCCTGTGCCGGGGGCCGCACCGTCGTGGTCGTCGCCACCGCCGAGGGCGACCGGCGCCTGACCGACGGCCTCGCCGCGCTCGCCGGGTCGGGCCGCGTAGCGATGCCCGACCTGGAACTGCTCCCGGCCTCCTACGATCTGCCGGGCGCCCGCCTCCTCGACCTGGTCCAGGTCATGGACCGCATCCGCCGCGAGTGCCCGTGGTCCTCGCAGCAGACCCACAAGGGCCTCGCGAAGTACGCGATCGAGGAGGCGTACGAACTCGTCGAGGCGATCGAGGACGGCGACCGGGACGAACTGCGCGAGGAGCTCGGGGACGTACTCCTCCAGGTCGTCTTCCACGCCCGGATCGCCGAGGAGGCCTCCGGCGAGGAAGGGGACGAGGCCTTCTCCGTGGACGACGTCGCCGGCGGCATCGTCGAGAAGCTCATCCACCGCCACCCGCACGTCTTCGGCGACGACACGGCGCTCACGCCCGAGGACGTGAAGGAGCACTGGCTGCGCACGAAGGCCGTGGAGAAGCAGCGCGAGTCCGTCACGGACGGGGTGCCGGTCGGCCAGCCCGGCCTCGCACTCGCGGCGAAGCTGGGGTCCCGCGTCCGCACGGCCGGCCTCGACGTGCCGACGCCGGGCGGCGACGGCGTCGGCTACGAACTGCTCGCCCTCGCCCTGCGAGCTGAGTCCGACGGAGTCGACCCGGAAGCAGCGCTGCGGGCGGCGGCCCGGGCGTACCGGGACGCGATCCGCGCGGCGGAGGGGCTGGCCTAG
- a CDS encoding SurA N-terminal domain-containing protein — protein MHRRKSSNSRRTALVLSTAAVAAVPLLTACGSDAHPGAAAVVGSDRITVSQLENRVNEVRDAQQAATKGDQQYEQAIAKSGGLTRNTLHSMVFDRVLHRAAADAGVTVTRRQIQERKAAMAQQAGGVRQLELALLEQYSIAPERVADSARTDLEVMGLAQKVGANMQSQSETDQAPFWKALDQASKELNVDLNPRYGTWDIAKSHGRADAKTPWVREVTSPKTEQQTA, from the coding sequence TTGCACCGCCGCAAGAGCAGCAACAGCCGCCGCACCGCGCTCGTCCTCTCCACCGCCGCCGTAGCCGCGGTCCCTCTCCTCACCGCCTGCGGCAGCGACGCGCACCCCGGCGCCGCGGCCGTCGTGGGCAGCGACCGCATCACCGTCTCCCAGCTGGAGAACCGGGTGAACGAGGTGCGCGACGCCCAGCAGGCCGCCACCAAGGGCGACCAGCAGTACGAGCAGGCCATCGCCAAGTCCGGCGGCCTCACCCGGAACACGCTGCACTCCATGGTCTTCGACCGCGTCCTGCACCGCGCGGCCGCCGACGCGGGCGTCACGGTGACCCGCAGGCAGATCCAGGAGCGGAAAGCCGCGATGGCGCAGCAGGCCGGCGGCGTCCGGCAGCTTGAGCTCGCCCTGCTCGAGCAGTACAGCATCGCGCCCGAGCGCGTCGCGGACAGTGCCCGCACCGACCTCGAGGTGATGGGCCTTGCCCAGAAGGTCGGCGCGAACATGCAGTCCCAGTCCGAGACCGACCAGGCCCCCTTCTGGAAGGCGCTCGACCAGGCATCCAAGGAGCTGAACGTCGACCTGAACCCGCGCTACGGCACCTGGGACATCGCCAAGAGCCATGGCCGCGCCGACGCGAAGACGCCCTGGGTGCGCGAGGTCACGTCCCCGAAGACCGAGCAGCAGACGGCGTAG
- a CDS encoding transglycosylase family protein, with protein MLFSSKGKHRRPSKAVRVATLAGVAGAAVAVPLMGATGASAATASEWDAVAQCEAGGNWSINTGNGYYGGLQFSSSTWAAYGGTAYASTADKASKAQQIAVAEKVLASQGKGAWPSCGVGLSAASTGSAPAAAPQPERKAEQPTTRSQERKAPAAKQKSKKTVETPAGKKVKKGDGEYKVKAGDTLSTIAEAHHTKGGWAKLFKLNKDIVEDADLIYPGQQLHLK; from the coding sequence ATGCTGTTTTCCAGCAAGGGCAAGCACCGCCGCCCGTCCAAGGCCGTTCGCGTCGCCACGCTCGCCGGTGTCGCCGGTGCCGCTGTCGCCGTCCCGCTGATGGGTGCCACCGGTGCCTCCGCCGCCACCGCCTCCGAGTGGGACGCGGTCGCGCAGTGCGAGGCCGGCGGCAACTGGTCGATCAACACGGGCAACGGCTACTACGGCGGCCTCCAGTTCTCCTCGTCCACGTGGGCCGCGTACGGCGGCACCGCGTACGCCTCCACCGCCGACAAGGCCTCCAAGGCGCAGCAGATAGCCGTCGCCGAGAAGGTCCTGGCCAGCCAGGGCAAGGGTGCCTGGCCGAGCTGCGGCGTGGGCCTGTCCGCCGCCTCGACCGGCTCCGCCCCGGCCGCCGCCCCGCAGCCGGAGCGCAAGGCCGAGCAGCCGACCACCCGCAGCCAGGAGCGCAAGGCGCCTGCCGCGAAGCAGAAGTCGAAGAAGACCGTCGAGACCCCGGCCGGCAAGAAGGTCAAGAAGGGTGACGGCGAGTACAAGGTGAAGGCCGGCGACACGCTCAGCACCATCGCCGAGGCGCACCACACCAAGGGCGGCTGGGCGAAGCTCTTCAAGCTGAACAAGGACATCGTCGAGGACGCCGACCTGATCTACCCGGGCCAGCAGCTCCACCTCAAGTAA